ccacagttagtgatgacgatggaaacacacctctacatattgcagccggagcaggacatgttgaaacagtgagacacctgatcaataagcacagtgctgatatcgattgcactaataatcagaacagcacatcattgatgctagctgtggcaaatggtcatgtcaatgttttcgatgcgttagtcgaagaatttaagaacaattATCGTGTCCAAACTTACGAAAGTCGAAATctagttcactatgcatgctatGGTGGACATATAGAACTAATAGacaagctggtgatggaatatggcctcgaatccacagttagtgatgacgatggaaacacacctctacatattgcagctttgaaaggacatgttgaaacagtgagacacctgatcaataagcacagtgctgatatcgattgcactaataatcagaacagcacatcattgatgctagctgtggcaaatggtcatgtcaatgttttcaatgcgttagtcaaagaatttaagaacaattATCATGTCCAAGGTTGCGAAAGTCGAAATTtagttcactatgcatgctatGGTGGACATATAGAACTAATAGACAAgttggtgatggaatatggcctcgaatccacagttagtgatgacgatggaaacacacctctacatattgcagccatgtttggacatgttgaaacagtgagacgcctgatcagtaagcacagtgctgatatcgattgcactaataatcagaacagcaCATCATTGATGCTAACTGTGGCAAATGGTCATGTCAATGTTTTcgatgcgttagtcaaagaatttaagaacaattATCATGTCCAAGGTTACAAAAGTCGAAATctagttcactatgcatgcgatggtggacatatagaactaatagacaagctggtgatggaatatggcctcgaatccacagttagtgatgacgatggaaacacacctctacatattgcagccatgtttggacatgttgaaacagtgagacacctgatcagtaagcacagtgctaatatcgattgcactaataatcagaacagcaCATCATTGATGCTAACTGTGGCAAATGGTCATGTCAATGTTTTCAatgcgttagtcaaagaatttaagaacaattatcatgtccgaggttacaaaagtcgaaatctagttcactatgcatgcgatggtggacatatagaactaatagacaagttggtgatggaatatggcctcgaacccacagttagtgatgatgatggaaacacacctttACATATTGCAGCTTCGAAAGGTCATGTTAacacagtgagacacctgatcaggaagcacagtgctgatatctattgcactaataataagAAAAGTACTCCATTGTGTTTAGCTGCGGCATATGGTCATGAGATTGTGATACATACTCTGATAGAGTTTAATTGTAGTCCACACATCAGAGGCTACAATGGTCAAACTCTGCTTCATTATGCATGCCAAAATGGTCATATAAAACTATTAAATAAACTGGTAACTGAACATAAGGTGGATCCATCAATTAGAGACAATGATGGGAACACACCTCTGCATCTTCTGTGTCGTACCCTGCATACGGAAGAAGAGAAATTGAGAATAATCCTTTGTGAGTACCAGTACTGGACAGTGTTTCAAGTTAATAATAACGGTAACACCCCTCTTCACACAGCAACTCGATATGGGCAAGCTGATTGTGCATACTTACTATTGCAGAAGTACAATGCTCCACTATTTGTGCAAAATAAAGATGGTAGGACGGCCCTTGATTTAGCTAAAGCTCTGGGAAATCGACATATTGGTAGTATTTTCTTAAGTCATAATTTTGAAATTCAATCAACCTATGAGCAACTAGATAAACTTGCTAAAAAAGAATTTTCTGGTGAAAAAAACCTCACCAGAATATTTGTTGTAGGTCATCCAGGTGCAGGGAAATCCACACTTGTTGAGACTATTAAGAAAGAAGGTTTCTTCAGCTACTTCAGCACATCAACTGTAAAACTCCACACTGCAGGTATTATTCCAAGTACTTATGACAGTAATGCTTATGGAAGAATGATACTCTATGATTTTGCTGGTGATTCTGAGTACTACTCCTCACATGCTGCAATTATGGAGTCAATCAATACATCGAAAGGAAGTAATATCTATCTGATAGTTTGTGATTTGAGTGAAGGTGAAGAAGCTGCTGTCACTAAATACAGCTACTGGCTTTCATTTCTATCATACAATATTAAGCAATTTTCAAACACGATTATCTTACCAGTGGGAAGCCATGCTGATAATTTCACGAACAAAGCGTCAGTTCAACAAGTATTACGTGTATTAAACGATGTATCACAAAAGTTCTGCAACAGCTCCAATATTGATAATTTACACATAGAACGAAGTGTTGCTCTTGATTGCCGTAACCGAGGAGCTGCAGTCGATAGCATCAAGAAACTTGCTACGAAATTCTTCGATTTAGTATCCCCCGTCAGACTTTCCCCAGAGACAAGGACTCTCTTGGGATTGTTGAGAAAAGATTTTGAACACATTCCAGCTTGTAAAGTAAACCTTCTTATCTTTCACATAGAAGATACTGGAATTCCGTTGCCACTAAATTCTTCATCACTCTACACTCTCATAAGAGAGTTACATGATTTTGGCCTACTAATGTTGATAGAGAAAGAAGGGGACTCCATTAAGAACCACATAATCATTCTCAAGATATCAGCATTCACATCAgatgtacacaataaactaTTTTCAACGTCTGCTAAAGCTAACCTCACCAAGCACATCGATCAACTCAAGCTCAGCGTAGGTATTATTCCAGAATCACTACTGGAGAAAGTACTGCCAGAGTACATCACAAAAGAAAGTCTACTTAAGCTGCAGTACTGTCACAAAATTGAAAATTTGCACGTGGAAGAGGACCACACTCTTTCTCAAATCACGGTCCCAACAGAGTGTGTAACTAAAGAGAAATATCATCTATTTTTCCCTGCTCTATGTGATCTCAAGCTCGAGGAAATTCAATGGCCAAAGTTCGAAGGTGATAAAATTACCTGGGGATGGTATGCTAAATGTGATGGTGACAGATTTGATTTCTTCCCAACACGATTTCTTCACGTGCTTATCGTTCATCTCTCTCACAACTTTGCACTAAAACAAAGCTTGCCCACAAGACACAGACTCTCTACTACAGCTTCCGATTCTTTGATTGCAGAGGTATATGCTGCCAATCCTCGCTGTCGTGTCTGGTCGACTGGTCTGCATTGGCTTATGAAGAATGGAGTAGAGGTATTTGTCGATATGCCTAAAGATGCTGATAGTAAAGAGTTGATTGTACTAGTAAGGAGTGGCAGCAAAAATCGAGTCGAATGTTTGAACACTCTGCAGCTAGTTATTCAGAAGGTAGTCGAAACAAAAGTTGAATTCTGTGCTAGTATAGTGCCTACTGTTTACCTTCTTGATCCGAGTAACCTCGAGGATGAACCTTTTACAAATGCTAGAAATGCACCTAAATATGCTCTAAGTGATATTGAAGAGGCACTAGCAGAAGGCACTGAGCGAGTCATGGATAAAGAAGGACAATGCTTCTCCTCTCCGATCAATAATTGGATCAGCCCAACAAGTTGGGCCATTACATACTGGAGTAAGTTACCAAAgacgtatgaagagaagaggacatgcaactacaatctatcgtATTATAAATAGGTGTatgtctaaaaatagtaaagAATTTATTGCACTTGCACTTTATATTCTAGACTAGCCTTGTTTTTACTCTATTCCCTAGTGGGCGGTtggcatatcctgctgactcatcaataatatgacgcacgcatacacagtacacatgcattgtga
This region of Halichondria panicea chromosome 12, odHalPani1.1, whole genome shotgun sequence genomic DNA includes:
- the LOC135344747 gene encoding uncharacterized protein LOC135344747 is translated as MSTSLMRAVANDHVNVFDALVKEFKNNCHVQGYRSRNLLHYACKGGHVELIDKLVMEYGLEPTVSDDDGDTPLHIAAATGHVETVRHLISKHRADIHCTNNKNSTSLMLAVANGHVNVFDALVKEFKNNCHVRGYKSRNLVHYACDGGHIELIDKLVMEYGLEPTVSDDDGNTPLHIAALKGHVETVRHLISKYGADIDCTNNQSSTSLMLAVRNGHVNVFDALVKEFKNNCHVRGYKSQNLVHYACEGGQIELIDKLVMEYGLESTVSDDDGNTPLHIAAMFGHVETVRHLIKVFKNNCHVRGYRSRNLVHYACEGGQIELIDKLVMEYGLEPTVSDDDGNTPLHSAASNGHVETVRHLISKHSADIDCTNNKNSTSLMLAVANGHVNVFDALVKEFRNNCHVRGYKSRNLVHYACKGGQIELINKLVMEYGLEPTVSDDDGNTSLHIAASKGHVETVRHLISKHGVDIDCTNNQNSTSLMLAVRNGHVNVFDVLVKEFKNNYHVQLVMEYGLKSTVSDDDGNTPLHIAAGAGHVETVRHLINKHSADIDCTNNQNSTSLMLAVANGHVNVFDALVEEFKNNYRVQTYESRNLVHYACYGGHIELIDKLVMEYGLESTVSDDDGNTPLHIAALKGHVETVRHLINKHSADIDCTNNQNSTSLMLAVANGHVNVFNALVKEFKNNYHVQGCESRNLVHYACYGGHIELIDKLVMEYGLESTVSDDDGNTPLHIAAMFGHVETVRRLISKHSADIDCTNNQNSTSLMLTVANGHVNVFDALVKEFKNNYHVQGYKSRNLVHYACDGGHIELIDKLVMEYGLESTVSDDDGNTPLHIAAMFGHVETVRHLISKHSANIDCTNNQNSTSLMLTVANGHVNVFNALVKEFKNNYHVRGYKSRNLVHYACDGGHIELIDKLVMEYGLEPTVSDDDGNTPLHIAASKGHVNTVRHLIRKHSADIYCTNNKKSTPLCLAAAYGHEIVIHTLIEFNCSPHIRGYNGQTLLHYACQNGHIKLLNKLVTEHKVDPSIRDNDGNTPLHLLCRTLHTEEEKLRIILCEYQYWTVFQVNNNGNTPLHTATRYGQADCAYLLLQKYNAPLFVQNKDGRTALDLAKALGNRHIGSIFLSHNFEIQSTYEQLDKLAKKEFSGEKNLTRIFVVGHPGAGKSTLVETIKKEGFFSYFSTSTVKLHTAGIIPSTYDSNAYGRMILYDFAGDSEYYSSHAAIMESINTSKGSNIYLIVCDLSEGEEAAVTKYSYWLSFLSYNIKQFSNTIILPVGSHADNFTNKASVQQVLRVLNDVSQKFCNSSNIDNLHIERSVALDCRNRGAAVDSIKKLATKFFDLVSPVRLSPETRTLLGLLRKDFEHIPACKVNLLIFHIEDTGIPLPLNSSSLYTLIRELHDFGLLMLIEKEGDSIKNHIIILKISAFTSDVHNKLFSTSAKANLTKHIDQLKLSVGIIPESLLEKVLPEYITKESLLKLQYCHKIENLHVEEDHTLSQITVPTECVTKEKYHLFFPALCDLKLEEIQWPKFEGDKITWGWYAKCDGDRFDFFPTRFLHVLIVHLSHNFALKQSLPTRHRLSTTASDSLIAEVYAANPRCRVWSTGLHWLMKNGVEVFVDMPKDADSKELIVLVRSGSKNRVECLNTLQLVIQKVVETKVEFCASIVPTVYLLDPSNLEDEPFTNARNAPKYALSDIEEALAEGTERVMDKEGQCFSSPINNWISPTSWAITYWNWLFPMDTVLVHSLLQEVNGAQWKLLGMSLAIPWNKLDDIENEASFPGDIAKKEEVIRLWMSQEPTWTVLVDALSQSAYGWSQNSSQISQEHNVTLQEKILCESNSSLRPDEDFLQSFAAIISSRWQSLASPLSLTSEDIVSIKRETKGVKPTRQALVMLQKWAARETATYGQLRERLRTLSVFHI